The Balneolaceae bacterium DNA segment TGGACACAGATGGAACTGAAAAATCCGTTCGGGATTACTCGCTTGCTAAATGGTGAATCTGCCGAATCAATCTGGGAGGAGTGTAACGAGATGCTTCAAAAACCGGATTTTTCCACCAGGGGACTTCTGAAGCGAAATAAAGTAAAAGTAGTGGCGACGACCGATGATCCCACGGACAACCTCGAATATCATAAAAAAATGAAAGAGGAGGGAGCTGTCGGATTCAAAATGGTTCCCACATTCCGACCTGACCGGGGAATGCAGATTGAAAACGGATCGGAGTTTACAGCATGGGTTGAGAAACTTGGACAGGCTGCCGATCAATCAATTTCTACATTTCAGGACTTTTTAGATGCACTGAATAGCCGACACGATCTGTTTCATGAACTTGGTTGCCGGGCCTCAGATCATGGGGCTGCTGAACCGTTTTCAGAGCCTTTTACTGATAAACAACTTGAGCAGATCTTTACAAAAGTGATGGGAGGAGGTTCAGCAACAGAAGGGGAGAGCCGGATATTCAAATCGGCATTTCTATATTATTGCGGGTTGATGGATCATGAAAAAGAGTGGGTGTTTCAGCTGCATGTCGGGGCACTTCGAAATAATAGCTCCCGAAAAATGAAAAATCTGGGACCGGATACCGGGTTCGATTCTATCGGCGATTTTGAGATGGCGCGACCACTTTCAAGATTGTTAGATCGCCTGGATGCCGAGGATAAACTGCCGAGAGTATCTCTGTATAACAACAACCCAAGAGATAATGAACTGTTTGCTACGATGATCGGAAATTTCCAGGACGGAACCATTCCGGGAAAATTACAACACGGGCCGCCATGGTGGTTTATGGATCAGAAAGATGGAATTGAACGGCAGGTTGAATCCCTTTCAAATATGGGGGTTTTGAGTGAGTTTATCGGAATGACAACCGACTCCAGGAGCTTTCTCTCTTATTCGCGACACGACTATTTCCGGCGCGTGATCTGCAATATTCTTGGAGATGATATGGAGAAAGGATTGATTCCTGATGATATGGAACTGATTGGTGGAATTGTGGAGAAGATTTGTTATCAGAATGCAGCGGATTTCTTTCGATTTGAATAGATCTGAATCATCGGATAAGTAAATAAGGTGTGAATGAGTTAAACCACTCAAATTCTCATTCGTTGAATATGGAATAGCAAAAGTATTTTATTTTTATATTTTAAAGTAACCGGTTAAGTAACGGTATTGTAAACTCGATTGTTTTTTAACTGTCACCATAAATCCATCAAACCATGAAAAAGGACAAATACACACGAAAACAATTTATTAAATCAACCGGAGCTGCAGTAGGAGGAGCTCTGTTTGCAGGCCCTGCCTTTTCTCGGGCAGCAGGCAACAATCATTTATTTAATAAAAGAAGAGTGGTTCTTGTGGGGACTGGAATTCGTGGAATTACATTCTGGGGACGCCGTTTGCAAGAGAGATATAATGATGTGATTGAATTTGTTGGATTGTGTGATATCAATCCCGGACGGTTGGATTATGGAAAAGGGTTTATTGGCGCCGAATGCCCCACATTCACAGATTTTGATGAGATGATGGACACAACGAATCCGGATCTTTTGATTGTAACCACCGTGGATGCGACGCATCATCAGTTCATCATAAAAGGACTTCAGAGAAATATTGATGTAATTACCGAGAAACCGATGACAACGGATGAATTCAAGTGCCAGGCCATTTTGGATGCAGAGAAAGAATCGGATGGCGAGTTGATTGTTGGATTTAACTACCGGTACAGTCCGCATCACACAAGAATTAAGGAGTTGTTGATGAATCAACGGGTTGGTAAAATTACTTCGGTGGATTTTCATTGGTACCTGAATGTGTATCACGGAGCGTCCTATTTTCGGCGATGGCACGGTATTGAAGCGAGTGGTGGAACGCTTTTGGTGCACAAGGCCACTCACCACTTCGACCTGCTGAATTGGTGGCTGAATTCCGATCCGGTTGAGGTGTATGCAAAAGGTTCATTGGAGCATTACGGAAGTAATAACTCCTTCAGGGGGAATAAATGTCGAACCTGTCCGCATCAAGATCGGTGTGATTTCTATTGGGATATTACCGAGAACGATACCTACATGGATCTGTATGTGGCCAATGAACATCATGACGGCTACATCCGTGACAACTGCCTCTGGAGGCACGAGATTGATATTTATGATAAGATGTCTGTCCAGGTGAAGTATGCAAATGATGTCCAGGTGAATTATTCTCTAACCACATATTCTCCCTATGAAGGAATGAAGATCGGTTTCAATGGATTTGATGGCCGGATTGATGCATGGCATGGAATTCCCTGGAGAGAGCAGGAGAAGATCGATCAAAGTGAACTGCATGCCCAGGAGATGTCGCAGGAAGAGATCGATGAGGCGACCGATTTCGAAGAGATTATGGTGATGGATAATTTTTCTGCGGATTATGAACATATCAAAGTAACTCAAAGCGGAGGCGGGCATGGCGGTGGCGATGAACGACTTCAAAACCAGATCTTTCGCGATACAGATGCCGACGATCCGCTAAACTTAGCCGCCGGAAGCCGGGATGGTGCAATGTCAATCCTAATTGGAATTGCTGCCCGAAATAGTATTGAATCCGGCAAACCGGTCCGGATTGAAGATTTAACTTCTCTGAAGCCGCATCCAACGAGGATGATGTAGAAGATTAACAAAAACAAGATATTTTGATATTTATTCGTTATGATTTAAAACATTATACACAATAAATTGTTTTAGATATGACAAGAAAAACACTCATCCGCGAAACTGTTCAGAGTATAAAAAAATTACCGGATCATAAGCTAAAAGAAGTTTCTGATTTTGTGGATTTTTTGCTCAATCAACTGGAACATGCTGAGTTAAATGATCAAATAGCTCAGGCTGCGTTTAAATCTAAAACATTTGAATTCCTTCAAGAAGAAGAGGAACTATATAGTGACGATGATTTAAAAGAATCGTATGAATAAAGGAGATATTGTTCTTGTCCCATTTCCATTCACTGATTTAAGCAGCAAAAAGAGACGTCCAGCACTGGTTTTATTATCTGGGAATCTCGATGTGGTTCTCGCATTTATCACGACAAAACTTTTCTATGAAGAAGAATCTTCCATTGTTATTGACTCATCAGATGAGACTGGTTTGAAAAAACAATCGTTAATCAGGCTCGATAAACTTGTAACTCTGGATAAGGAACTTGTGATTGGTAAACTGGGAGAAATAACGGATTCAAAATTATCAGAATTAAATCAAAAAATGATTCAATTATATCGTTTGATTTAACTATTGAATCATCCAGATAACTTCATTTTTCTATTCCCGCTCGAATCCCCATCTCAACACCACGCAACTCAGCCAAACCTCTCATCCGTCCAATGCATGAATAACCTGGAAAGGTTTCTTTCTTCAAATCAT contains these protein-coding regions:
- a CDS encoding Gfo/Idh/MocA family oxidoreductase — translated: MKKDKYTRKQFIKSTGAAVGGALFAGPAFSRAAGNNHLFNKRRVVLVGTGIRGITFWGRRLQERYNDVIEFVGLCDINPGRLDYGKGFIGAECPTFTDFDEMMDTTNPDLLIVTTVDATHHQFIIKGLQRNIDVITEKPMTTDEFKCQAILDAEKESDGELIVGFNYRYSPHHTRIKELLMNQRVGKITSVDFHWYLNVYHGASYFRRWHGIEASGGTLLVHKATHHFDLLNWWLNSDPVEVYAKGSLEHYGSNNSFRGNKCRTCPHQDRCDFYWDITENDTYMDLYVANEHHDGYIRDNCLWRHEIDIYDKMSVQVKYANDVQVNYSLTTYSPYEGMKIGFNGFDGRIDAWHGIPWREQEKIDQSELHAQEMSQEEIDEATDFEEIMVMDNFSADYEHIKVTQSGGGHGGGDERLQNQIFRDTDADDPLNLAAGSRDGAMSILIGIAARNSIESGKPVRIEDLTSLKPHPTRMM
- the uxaC gene encoding glucuronate isomerase — encoded protein: MSQSFIHNNFLLQSQAAQDLYHHYAAHQPIIDYHCHLPPQEISEDINFRNLTHIWLDGDHYKWRALRTCGVDETFITGDASDKEKFLKWAETVPKTIKNPLYHWTQMELKNPFGITRLLNGESAESIWEECNEMLQKPDFSTRGLLKRNKVKVVATTDDPTDNLEYHKKMKEEGAVGFKMVPTFRPDRGMQIENGSEFTAWVEKLGQAADQSISTFQDFLDALNSRHDLFHELGCRASDHGAAEPFSEPFTDKQLEQIFTKVMGGGSATEGESRIFKSAFLYYCGLMDHEKEWVFQLHVGALRNNSSRKMKNLGPDTGFDSIGDFEMARPLSRLLDRLDAEDKLPRVSLYNNNPRDNELFATMIGNFQDGTIPGKLQHGPPWWFMDQKDGIERQVESLSNMGVLSEFIGMTTDSRSFLSYSRHDYFRRVICNILGDDMEKGLIPDDMELIGGIVEKICYQNAADFFRFE
- a CDS encoding type II toxin-antitoxin system PemK/MazF family toxin is translated as MNKGDIVLVPFPFTDLSSKKRRPALVLLSGNLDVVLAFITTKLFYEEESSIVIDSSDETGLKKQSLIRLDKLVTLDKELVIGKLGEITDSKLSELNQKMIQLYRLI